The nucleotide sequence GGACGCAAGAAGGCTAGGAGCGCACGGAAAGGAAGTCTATGAACGTGCGCAAGATTGGTACGGGAGAGCGCAGATTCTCGACTAGCAAAGGAGAATCGCCGCTGATGATCCACATGGCAGGATTGCCGGACCGCGCCGGACACGGGAGACGAACCGGCCCGGCATGCCCTGCTCGCGCAGGACGGGTCATGGGTGGTCCTCGTACGGCAGCGCCACCGCGAATGCCACATACGCGTGACCACCGCCCGGCTCATGCACTCCGTGCAGGAGAAGGAAGCCCCACCGAAGACGCTCAAGGAAACGCTGCGCGGTGCCTTGCAGGCCCCGCCGCCTCCGCGGAAGCCCTGGGCTCCGCCCGGGCAGGCGTAGCGCTCGGCGGTCGGCCCTGGACCGTGCCCGGATGTACGTCCGAGCACGGAGTCACCTGTTCATGAGGCCGACCGCCGTGACCCCGCCGAGCGATCACCGCCCAGCCGACCCGGAGCGCCACGTCTTCACGGAGAACGAAGCCGGCACGCCCGGAGCCGGGCCCGGGACTACTCGTCGTCCGGGGTCGGCCGGGTGGTGTCGGGCGTGGGTGCTCCGGGTCTGGTGTGGAGGACTTCGCGGGCCTGTTCGGCGGCGCGGGTGACGCTTTCGCTGATGAAGTCGAGGAAGCGGGCGATGTTTTCGAGGCGGGCGGCGGCGGGGGTGTGGGGGCCGAGGACCGCGACGCCCTGGCGTGCCGTCTCGACGAGCTTGTCGTTGGCCCGGGCGCTGGCGATCGTCGCCTGGTAGAAGAGTTCGTCGTCGACGACGTAGCGGTCGCGGCGGCCTTCGTCGCGCTCGCGGCGGACGAGGCTCTGGCTCTCCAGGAAGGCGATGGCCTTGGAAACGGACGCCGGGCTGACCTGGAGGCGCTGAGCGAGCCCGGACGCGGTGAGGCTGCCCGCGTCGGTGGTGAACAGGCAGGTCAGCACGCGTGCCGACATCTTGGTCAGGCCCGAGGCCATGAGGACGGCGGCGAACGTCTCCTCGTACTCCGCCATGGCCTCGGCGTCACGTCCGTGCGGCTGCGGGGCCGACTCCGAGCCTGGTGCGGCGGGAGACTTGCGCCGGTGGGCGCGGCGCTCGGTGGCGCGATGGGCCAGGTCGGCGCGGTAGGCGGTGGGGCCTCCGTTGCGCATCACCTCGCGCGTGACCGTCGAGGTCGGGCGGTCGAGGCGGCGGGCGATCTCGGCGTAGGGGAGGCTGTCGGCCAGCCCCAGCGCGATCTGCTGGCGCTCCTGGTGGGTGAGCCTGCCTCCTGGCATCGCTGTCTCCTCAATGGTCCGTCGCGGCGGTCGCCGAGCCCCACAGTAGCGTTCACTTCAGGACCATTGCAATGACGGTGAGGGTCACCGTTGCATTGCACTCAGAACCATTGCAACAAATT is from Streptomyces seoulensis and encodes:
- a CDS encoding helix-turn-helix domain-containing protein, yielding MPGGRLTHQERQQIALGLADSLPYAEIARRLDRPTSTVTREVMRNGGPTAYRADLAHRATERRAHRRKSPAAPGSESAPQPHGRDAEAMAEYEETFAAVLMASGLTKMSARVLTCLFTTDAGSLTASGLAQRLQVSPASVSKAIAFLESQSLVRRERDEGRRDRYVVDDELFYQATIASARANDKLVETARQGVAVLGPHTPAAARLENIARFLDFISESVTRAAEQAREVLHTRPGAPTPDTTRPTPDDE